A portion of the Cryptomeria japonica chromosome 5, Sugi_1.0, whole genome shotgun sequence genome contains these proteins:
- the LOC131047450 gene encoding deoxyuridine 5'-triphosphate nucleotidohydrolase isoform X2, producing MPEPLPKIQVEKEHRNASSVDLNSKSEASLRVKKLSSNAVMPSRASPLAAGYDLSSAAACVVPARGKAMIPTDLSIAIPEGTYARVASRSGLAWKHCIDVGAGVIDADYRGPVAVILFNHSDHDFQVNSGDRIAQLIIEKILTPEVLEVDVLDSTVRGGGCLGSTGA from the exons ATGCCAGAGCCTCTACCCAAAATCCAGGTTGAAAAGGAGCACCGAAATGCAAGTTCTGTTGATTTGAACAGCAAATCAGAGGCATCACTACGTGTAAAGAAGTTGTCAAGCAATGCTGTCATGCCAAGCAGGGCCTCTCCTCTGGCTGCCGGTTATGATCTTTCCAG TGCTGCTGCATGTGTGGTTCCGGCCCGTGGCAAGGCTATGATACCGACTGACTTGTCCATTGCAATACCAGAAGGGACCTATGCTCGAGTTG CTTCCCGGTCTGGGCTAGCTTGGAAGCATTGCATAGATGTCGGTGCTGGGGTTATTGATGCAGATTACCGTGGGCCAGTTGCTGTGATTCTCTTCAATCATTCTGATCATGACTTTCAGGTTAATTCTGGTGATCGGATTGCTCAGTTAATTATTGAGAAGATTCTAACCCCGGAGGTTCTAGAAGTGGATGTTTTGGATTCTACAGTCCGGGGTGGAGGTTGCCTTGGATCAACAGGGGCCTGA